In Rouxiella sp. WC2420, the following proteins share a genomic window:
- a CDS encoding ABC transporter substrate-binding protein has protein sequence MARPTGNARLRSIAAATALAVVTTFSLSAHAADSVKVGSKIDTEGSLLGNIIVQVLEANGIETTNKLQLGNTKVLRGAITAGEIDIYPEYTGNGAFFFSDEKDPAWKNARQGYEKVKKLDYDQNKIVWLDPSPANNTWTIAVRQDVAKANHLQTLADLGKWINGGGDFKLAASAEFIERPDALPAFENAYGFKLNQNQLLSLAGGDTAVTIKAAAEKTSGVNAAMAYGTDGPVAALGLQTLQDPQGVQPIYAPTPIIREAVLKEYPQIPALLKPVFASLDGPTLQKLNAQIAVGGADAKKVAAKYLQSKNFIKNTRRP, from the coding sequence ATGGCGCGCCCAACAGGAAATGCTCGTTTAAGAAGTATAGCTGCCGCAACGGCGTTGGCCGTGGTAACTACCTTCAGTTTATCCGCTCACGCAGCCGACAGCGTGAAGGTTGGCTCAAAAATCGATACTGAAGGGTCGTTATTGGGAAATATTATTGTTCAGGTACTAGAGGCAAACGGCATCGAGACCACCAATAAACTTCAGTTGGGCAATACCAAAGTGTTGCGCGGGGCAATCACCGCCGGAGAAATTGATATCTACCCGGAATATACCGGCAACGGCGCGTTTTTCTTCTCGGATGAGAAAGATCCCGCGTGGAAAAATGCTCGACAGGGCTATGAGAAAGTCAAAAAGCTCGATTACGATCAGAATAAAATTGTTTGGCTAGACCCATCACCGGCCAACAACACTTGGACTATTGCGGTACGCCAGGATGTTGCCAAAGCCAATCATCTGCAAACTCTGGCCGATCTCGGCAAGTGGATTAACGGCGGCGGAGATTTTAAACTGGCCGCCTCGGCTGAATTTATCGAGCGCCCCGATGCTCTCCCTGCGTTTGAAAACGCCTATGGCTTCAAGTTAAATCAAAACCAGCTGCTGTCGTTGGCCGGTGGTGACACTGCCGTAACGATTAAAGCCGCTGCCGAGAAAACCTCGGGCGTCAATGCGGCAATGGCATACGGCACCGATGGTCCGGTCGCAGCATTAGGTCTGCAAACTTTGCAGGATCCGCAAGGCGTACAGCCGATTTACGCCCCTACGCCGATTATTCGTGAAGCAGTTTTGAAAGAATATCCGCAGATCCCTGCGCTGCTAAAACCAGTATTTGCCTCTCTGGACGGGCCGACGCTGCAAAAACTCAATGCGCAGATTGCCGTAGGTGGTGCCGATGCCAAGAAGGTTGCTGCTAAGTATTTGCAGAGCAAGAATTTTATCAAAAATACTCGTCGTCCTTGA